One genomic region from Vitis riparia cultivar Riparia Gloire de Montpellier isolate 1030 chromosome 17, EGFV_Vit.rip_1.0, whole genome shotgun sequence encodes:
- the LOC117904383 gene encoding adenine/guanine permease AZG2, whose product MGTGFCTKLGKTWAKAEKGLNDAVSRSFVGKYFKLQARKTCFTKELRAATATFLTMAYILTVNATIVSDSGGTCSLSDCTPPGGPDCVVKPNSGYETCLARIRNDLVVVTALSAMIGSFSMGVLANLPLAVAPAMGPNAYFTYDLVGFHGTGSMTYGTGLAVLCVEGLAFIFLSASGLRAKVARLIPQSVRLAFAAGIGLFIAFVGLQAHQGVGLVGPDPSTLVTAAACAHTDPVTGACVDGKMRSPTFWLGMVGLVITCYGLMKEVKGSMIYGILFVTLISWIRGTAVTYFPHTKVGDTKFNYFKKVVDFHRIESTAGAISFTNFNRSEVWVALMTLLYVDVLATTGILYTMAELGGFVDDKGSFEGEYMAYLVDAGTTVVASTLGGSPVATYVESSAGLREGGRTGLTAVIVSFYFMLSLFFTPLLTSVPPWAIGPSLVMVGVLMMKVVKDIEWGNVKDAVPAFATMVLMPLTYSIANGIIGGAGIYIVLSLYDYVVWVVRRAAKMRREKNQVSAAGGGGQDVEMT is encoded by the coding sequence ATGGGAACTGGGTTTTGTACAAAACTGGGAAAAACATGGGCCAAGGCGGAGAAGGGTTTAAACGACGCCGTTTCTAGGAGTTTCGTCGGAAAATACTTCAAGTTACAGGCCAGAAAGACTTGCTTCACCAAGGAGCTCCGCGCCGCCACCGCCACGTTTCTCACCATGGCTTATATCCTCACCGTCAACGCCACCATTGTCTCCGACTCCGGCGGCACCTGCTCCCTATCCGACTGCACGCCTCCGGGGGGGCCGGACTGCGTTGTCAAGCCGAACTCCGGCTACGAGACCTGTCTCGCGAGGATCAGAAACGACCTCGTGGTGGTCACTGCGTTGTCCGCTATGATCGGCTCGTTTTCCATGGGTGTATTGGCGAATTTGCCCCTGGCTGTGGCTCCAGCCATGGGCCCAAATGCTTACTTCACTTACGACTTAGTGGGCTTCCATGGAACTGGGTCCATGACGTACGGAACTGGGCTCGCCGTTCTCTGTGTCGAGGGGTTAGCGTTTATCTTCTTATCGGCCTCTGGCCTGAGGGCTAAGGTAGCCCGGTTGATCCCCCAGTCAGTTAGGCTCGCATTTGCCGCTGGCATTGGACTGTTCATTGCTTTTGTGGGCCTCCAGGCCCACCAGGGGGTGGGCCTTGTTGGTCCTGATCCATCCACATTGGTCACCGCGGCCGCCTGCGCGCATACCGACCCAGTAACCGGCGCGTGCGTCGACGGGAAGATGCGGAGCCCTACGTTTTGGCTGGGCATGGTGGGGCTTGTGATTACGTGTTATGGGCTAATGAAGGAAGTGAAGGGTAGTATGATATATGGAATACTGTTTGTGACCCTGATTTCATGGATTAGAGGCACTGCAGTTACATATTTTCCTCACACCAAGGTTGGTGACACCAAATTCAACTACTTCAAGAAAGTAGTGGATTTCCACAGAATAGAATCCACGGCTGGGGCCATAAGCTTTACTAATTTTAACAGAAGTGAGGTCTGGGTGGCCCTAATGACGTTATTGTACGTGGATGTGCTCGCCACCACAGGGATACTGTACACAATGGCTGAGCTTGGGGGCTTTGTGGATGACAAGGGAAGCTTTGAGGGTGAATACATGGCGTACTTGGTTGATGCAGGGACGACAGTTGTGGCATCCACGCTCGGGGGATCTCCGGTTGCAACGTACGTGGAGTCATCGGCGGGGCTGAGGGAAGGCGGGCGGACAGGGCTGACAGCGGTGATTGTATCGTTTTATTTCATGCTGTCGTTGTTTTTTACTCCATTGTTAACCAGTGTACCTCCATGGGCAATAGGGCCATCACTGGTGATGGTTGGGGTGCTgatgatgaaggtggtgaaggACATAGAGTGGGGTAACGTGAAGGATGCAGTGCCGGCTTTTGCTACCATGGTCCTCATGCCACTGACTTATTCCATAGCAAATGGGATTATAGGCGGAGCTGGAATCTACATTGTGCTGAGCTTGTATGATTATGTTGTGTGGGTGGTGAGGAGGGCGGCCAAgatgagaagagagaaaaatcaAGTGTCTGCTGCAGGTGGTGGAGGTCAAGATGTGGAAATGACTTAA